A portion of the Pseudomonas koreensis genome contains these proteins:
- a CDS encoding PP2C family protein-serine/threonine phosphatase, giving the protein MLVASPWRSAARTDPGKVRARNEDAFLDSPQHGLWVVADGMGGHQGGDIASQLIVASLAELPQHEDFDERLKAIRQCLHWLNRRLGQELTVTAGRHDSIMGSTVVALLVEGNRAACIWAGDSRCYMWRGQRLYQLSKDHSLQQQLIDEQQMSVEQAAAHPAAQALTRAVGAADTLTLDVLELEVYPGDVFLLCSDGLYQGLSSDALGNALSLSAPHVALERLFDGALRGAARDNLTAVVIRQ; this is encoded by the coding sequence ATGCTGGTGGCCAGTCCCTGGCGCAGCGCGGCGCGTACCGACCCGGGCAAGGTGCGGGCGCGCAACGAAGATGCCTTCCTCGATTCCCCGCAGCATGGGCTGTGGGTGGTCGCGGACGGCATGGGCGGTCATCAGGGTGGCGACATCGCCAGCCAGTTGATCGTCGCCAGCCTGGCTGAGTTGCCGCAACACGAGGACTTCGACGAACGCCTCAAAGCCATCCGCCAGTGCCTGCACTGGCTGAACCGGCGACTGGGGCAAGAGTTGACCGTCACTGCCGGGCGCCACGACAGCATCATGGGCAGCACCGTCGTCGCGCTGCTGGTGGAAGGCAATCGCGCGGCCTGCATCTGGGCCGGTGACAGCCGTTGCTACATGTGGCGCGGGCAGCGTTTGTATCAGCTGTCCAAGGACCATTCGCTGCAACAGCAGTTGATCGACGAGCAGCAAATGAGCGTCGAGCAGGCGGCAGCACACCCGGCGGCTCAGGCCTTGACCCGAGCCGTCGGCGCCGCCGACACACTGACCCTGGATGTGCTCGAGCTCGAGGTCTATCCGGGCGATGTGTTTTTGCTCTGCAGCGATGGTTTGTATCAGGGCCTGAGCAGCGACGCCCTCGGCAACGCCCTCAGCCTCAGCGCGCCGCACGTGGCGCTGGAACGTTTGTTCGACGGCGCTCTGCGTGGCGCTGCGCGGGACAACCTGACTGCCGTGGTGATCCGCCAATGA
- the icmH gene encoding type IVB secretion system protein IcmH/DotU: MIKETDYNQDDKTVLLDRQGHGPASSPLTDFAAPPRFEQLEERMIYAARLRPAEAFNISLNSLVAASSDLLSEVVRLKHSETREDLYALNERLTAGLKLFEVRALHNGAESSQVMAARYVLCTVVDEAVVTTPWGNESEWSQMSLLSSFHNETFGGEKFFQLLDRLSKNPVKHLPMLELMYLCLSLGFEGKYRVQARGMLELEGIRDALYRQIRQLRGDVPRELSPHWEGLNDQRRNLVRIVPAWMVVLFTLVCLVVMYSGFAWVLSEQRDTVLHPYQPLDPAAVQPQAQP; this comes from the coding sequence ATGATCAAGGAAACGGATTACAACCAGGACGACAAAACCGTCCTGCTCGACCGTCAGGGCCACGGACCGGCATCGAGTCCGCTGACCGATTTCGCCGCACCGCCGCGTTTCGAGCAACTGGAAGAACGCATGATCTACGCCGCGCGCCTGCGTCCGGCGGAGGCGTTCAACATCAGCCTCAACTCGCTGGTGGCAGCCTCGTCCGACCTGCTCTCGGAAGTGGTGCGTCTCAAGCACAGCGAGACCCGCGAAGATCTGTACGCGCTGAATGAGCGGCTGACCGCCGGGCTCAAGTTGTTCGAAGTGCGCGCCCTGCACAATGGTGCGGAAAGCAGCCAGGTAATGGCCGCGCGTTACGTGCTCTGCACCGTGGTCGACGAAGCCGTCGTGACCACGCCGTGGGGCAACGAAAGCGAGTGGTCGCAGATGAGCCTGCTGAGCAGCTTCCACAACGAAACCTTCGGCGGCGAGAAGTTTTTCCAGCTGCTCGATCGGCTGTCGAAAAACCCGGTCAAGCACCTGCCGATGCTCGAACTGATGTACCTGTGCCTGTCGCTCGGTTTCGAGGGCAAGTACCGCGTGCAGGCACGCGGCATGCTCGAACTCGAAGGCATCCGCGACGCCTTGTACCGGCAGATCCGTCAGTTGCGCGGCGACGTGCCGCGCGAGTTGTCGCCGCACTGGGAAGGTCTCAACGATCAGCGCCGCAACCTGGTGCGCATCGTGCCGGCGTGGATGGTGGTGCTCTTTACTCTGGTCTGTCTGGTGGTGATGTATTCGGGCTTCGCCTGGGTCCTGAGCGAACAACGCGACACCGTTCTGCATCCTTATCAGCCGCTTGATCCAGCCGCGGTGCAACCGCAGGCGCAGCCGTAA
- the tssM gene encoding type VI secretion system membrane subunit TssM, with translation MKKFFKKVGAFLRQTWVWTLLLVLFVALLVWFVGPLLAVDDYKFWESATSRLLTISVLFLIWGLTMVFVSWRAGIRKKAEEESEDGQDRIRREELIDEEQKELKARFKDALKTLKTSSLYRGRSERWRSDLPWYLLIGPQASGKTSLLDFSGLEFPINKIDRKLTRDTLGTRHCDWYFADHGVLIDTAGRYTTQPDAEVDGNAWTTLLELLRKRRRGRPLNGVLVTIPVETLTGGSEQDIDTLARQVRSRLQDVHQKLHVDVPVYLVLSKADKLLGFDEFFDQLTREESDQVLGTSFRKDQVGTDVAVLRNEFEELLRRLNSQVIMRMHSERDTQRRGRILDFPHQLGQIGERLCLFVDMAFTGNRYQRATQLRGFYLTSAPHLTQEMDSTTAGIGASLGMNAGVLPTLRSGRSRFIHHLLSQVIFPEADLAGLDKRERSRIHWGQRALYVGALAALALFGMLWAGGFSANYERLENLRTLAQNWTQQRSAVTPRDDAMGVLKVLDTSYAATQVFPNKGDVSYHERGGLYQGEEINPVVKTAYERELEAQLLPRVATMLEGQIRANMKDRDRLLNSLRAYLMLNMKDRRDAAWLKDWVATDWSQRYTGNTAVQNGLNTHLERLLKQPFIYPLNDQLVTQARQVLRSESLANVVYRMLREQARNLPDYRFSQHLGPQGSLFIGTEYVIPGFYTQQGYQQYFSVQGAALVTDILRDNWVLGEGAGISDMDLRRLMVELEQLYFRDYANYWSEAVGQVALPPISDAGEGAEQLAGLTSANSPVLALLTEVRENTRFEAAVDPVDEAGEAADALAGQKGKLGKVGKLAAAAADKASALNVAKNLPDTAKKSLQRRFEPLHRLLDDNNGPGADLTPAFSALNDLQLQLAGLARSSTPEQAAFEMAKTRMSGQRDALTNLRNASGRLPRPLSVWFNVLAEDSWRLVLNDAYQYLNGRYQNELYSVYGKTISKRYPFSASSTSDVAISDFREFFRAQGTVDRFFDSYMRPFVSGDPGNYRMRSVDGHSLPVSKVYLDQMAAAQTIRQSFFSINPAEPTVQFKLEPYTLDPAVSRSEFKFGDKTMEYRHGPILPMTFKWPTDAEDGRTSLVMDKMAGRPIGIEKNSGPWSLFRLFDLMQTEYLNGRDVLVLKADVGGLRANYLLTSQRTPNPFDMGVLRTFRMPVQL, from the coding sequence ATGAAAAAGTTTTTCAAGAAAGTCGGCGCCTTCCTGCGCCAGACCTGGGTCTGGACCTTGCTGCTGGTGCTGTTCGTGGCACTGCTGGTGTGGTTTGTCGGCCCACTGTTGGCGGTTGATGATTACAAGTTCTGGGAAAGCGCGACCTCGCGCCTGCTGACCATCAGCGTGCTGTTCCTGATCTGGGGCCTGACCATGGTCTTCGTCAGCTGGCGCGCCGGTATCCGCAAGAAAGCCGAGGAAGAAAGCGAGGACGGCCAGGACCGCATTCGCCGCGAAGAGCTGATCGACGAAGAACAGAAAGAGTTGAAGGCGCGTTTCAAGGACGCACTGAAAACCCTGAAGACGTCGAGCCTGTATCGCGGTCGCAGCGAGCGCTGGCGCAGTGACTTGCCGTGGTACCTGCTGATCGGTCCGCAGGCTTCCGGCAAGACCAGCCTGCTGGACTTTTCCGGGCTGGAATTCCCGATCAACAAGATCGACCGCAAGCTCACTCGCGACACCCTCGGCACCCGTCATTGCGACTGGTATTTTGCCGACCACGGTGTGCTGATCGATACCGCCGGGCGCTACACGACTCAGCCGGACGCCGAAGTCGACGGCAACGCCTGGACCACCCTGCTGGAGCTGCTGCGCAAGCGTCGTCGTGGCCGTCCGCTTAACGGCGTGCTGGTGACCATTCCGGTGGAAACCCTGACCGGCGGCAGCGAGCAGGACATCGATACGCTGGCGCGCCAGGTGCGCAGCCGTCTGCAGGACGTGCATCAGAAACTGCACGTCGACGTGCCGGTGTATCTGGTGCTGAGCAAGGCTGACAAGCTGCTCGGCTTCGACGAGTTCTTCGATCAACTGACCCGCGAGGAAAGTGATCAAGTGCTCGGCACGAGTTTCCGCAAGGATCAGGTCGGCACCGACGTCGCGGTGCTGCGCAACGAGTTCGAAGAGCTGCTGCGCCGCCTGAACAGCCAAGTGATCATGCGCATGCACTCCGAGCGCGATACTCAGCGCCGTGGACGCATCCTCGATTTCCCGCATCAGTTGGGGCAGATCGGCGAGCGCCTGTGCCTGTTCGTCGACATGGCGTTCACCGGCAACCGTTATCAGCGTGCCACGCAACTGCGCGGTTTCTACCTGACCAGCGCGCCGCACCTGACCCAGGAAATGGATTCGACCACCGCCGGCATCGGCGCCAGCCTCGGCATGAACGCCGGCGTGCTGCCGACCCTGCGCAGTGGCCGTTCGCGGTTCATCCATCACTTGCTCAGCCAGGTGATTTTCCCCGAGGCCGATCTGGCCGGTCTGGACAAGCGCGAGCGCAGCCGCATTCATTGGGGCCAGCGCGCGCTGTACGTCGGTGCACTGGCGGCACTGGCGCTGTTCGGCATGCTTTGGGCCGGCGGTTTCTCGGCCAACTACGAGCGTCTGGAAAACCTGCGCACGCTGGCGCAGAACTGGACCCAGCAACGCTCGGCCGTCACGCCGCGCGATGACGCCATGGGTGTGCTGAAAGTGCTCGACACCAGCTACGCTGCGACCCAGGTGTTCCCGAACAAGGGCGACGTCTCGTACCACGAGCGTGGCGGCCTGTATCAGGGCGAAGAGATCAACCCGGTGGTGAAAACCGCCTACGAGCGTGAACTTGAAGCGCAGTTGCTGCCGCGGGTGGCGACCATGCTGGAAGGGCAGATCCGCGCCAACATGAAGGACCGCGATCGACTGCTCAACAGCCTGCGCGCGTACCTGATGTTGAACATGAAGGATCGTCGCGACGCGGCGTGGCTCAAGGACTGGGTCGCCACTGACTGGTCGCAGCGCTACACCGGCAACACCGCTGTGCAGAACGGTCTGAATACTCACCTTGAGCGCTTGCTCAAGCAGCCGTTCATCTACCCGCTGAACGACCAACTGGTGACGCAGGCGCGTCAGGTCCTGCGCAGCGAATCGCTAGCCAACGTGGTTTACCGCATGCTCCGCGAGCAGGCGCGCAACCTGCCGGACTATCGTTTCAGCCAACACCTCGGCCCGCAAGGCTCGCTGTTCATCGGCACCGAATACGTGATCCCGGGTTTCTACACTCAACAGGGTTATCAGCAGTATTTCTCGGTGCAGGGCGCCGCGCTGGTCACCGATATCCTGCGCGACAACTGGGTGCTGGGCGAAGGTGCGGGCATCAGCGACATGGACTTGCGTCGCCTGATGGTCGAGCTGGAGCAACTGTACTTCCGCGACTACGCCAACTATTGGAGCGAAGCCGTTGGCCAGGTCGCGCTGCCACCGATCAGCGACGCCGGCGAAGGCGCCGAGCAACTGGCGGGCCTGACTTCGGCCAACTCGCCGGTCCTCGCATTGCTCACCGAAGTGCGTGAAAACACCCGCTTCGAAGCTGCGGTTGATCCGGTCGACGAAGCCGGCGAAGCCGCCGATGCGCTGGCCGGGCAGAAAGGCAAACTGGGCAAGGTCGGCAAACTCGCCGCCGCCGCCGCCGACAAGGCTTCGGCGCTGAACGTGGCGAAGAATCTGCCGGACACCGCGAAGAAATCCCTGCAACGCCGCTTCGAACCGCTGCATCGTCTGCTCGATGACAACAACGGCCCGGGCGCTGATCTGACGCCAGCGTTCAGCGCGCTCAACGACCTGCAACTGCAACTGGCCGGTCTGGCCCGTTCCAGCACGCCGGAACAAGCCGCGTTCGAAATGGCCAAGACGCGCATGAGCGGCCAGCGTGATGCGCTGACCAACCTGCGCAATGCCTCCGGTCGTCTGCCGCGTCCGCTCAGCGTGTGGTTCAACGTACTGGCCGAAGACTCGTGGCGTCTGGTGCTTAACGATGCTTACCAATACCTGAACGGCCGTTATCAGAACGAGCTGTACAGCGTGTATGGCAAAACCATCAGCAAGCGTTATCCGTTCAGCGCCAGCAGCACCAGCGACGTGGCGATCAGCGATTTCCGTGAGTTCTTCCGCGCTCAAGGTACCGTCGACCGTTTCTTCGACAGCTACATGCGTCCGTTCGTCAGTGGCGATCCCGGCAACTACCGCATGCGCAGCGTCGATGGTCACAGCCTGCCGGTATCCAAGGTCTACCTCGACCAGATGGCGGCGGCGCAGACCATTCGCCAGAGCTTCTTCTCGATCAACCCGGCCGAGCCGACCGTACAGTTCAAACTTGAGCCATACACCCTCGATCCGGCGGTCAGTCGCTCAGAATTCAAGTTCGGCGACAAGACCATGGAATACCGTCACGGCCCGATCCTGCCAATGACCTTCAAGTGGCCGACCGATGCTGAAGACGGTCGCACCAGTCTGGTCATGGACAAGATGGCCGGGCGTCCGATCGGTATCGAGAAGAACTCCGGCCCATGGTCGCTGTTCCGTCTGTTCGACCTGATGCAGACCGAGTACCTGAACGGTCGTGACGTGCTGGTACTGAAAGCCGACGTGGGCGGCCTGCGCGCCAACTACCTGCTGACCAGCCAGCGCACGCCGAACCCGTTCGACATGGGCGTGCTGCGCACCTTCCGTATGCCGGTGCAGCTCTGA
- a CDS encoding sel1 repeat family protein encodes MKWFSIVLLCWGMTSGAFASSSSTAQCPSGNFAEFVKIFVSEPEIQKAFIATPAKHVHVIADGKIPKVIERSLGSISVDELKVLLPENAAKLGLTIEPKVPDRVVVRDEAGHFLKIFVFKHSDCWALSRVEDWAIDAVMEEITQSERLTPGELELKKGVIFDRLVNKASPESGIYLYAAALDSYLDGARKGSAQAAFAAAGISLSGQAPRLENSRILALLIQASEQVPDAGLTLADFYCDEGEYDENHGCINPKESIATLERAARLGSTNALIRLGEVYEAGDLVAADLPRAMACYRNIQKTDPKTANALVERSAARGVVSDNSIQCFEAGSF; translated from the coding sequence ATGAAGTGGTTTTCGATTGTTTTGTTGTGCTGGGGGATGACTTCGGGAGCCTTTGCCTCTTCGTCCAGCACCGCCCAATGCCCAAGCGGCAATTTTGCTGAGTTCGTAAAAATTTTTGTATCTGAGCCAGAGATACAGAAAGCGTTTATTGCGACTCCTGCGAAGCATGTTCACGTCATTGCGGACGGGAAAATACCGAAGGTCATCGAACGGAGCTTGGGCTCGATTTCCGTCGATGAGTTGAAGGTGCTGCTTCCGGAAAATGCTGCCAAATTGGGTCTCACTATCGAACCCAAGGTGCCTGACAGAGTGGTCGTCCGTGATGAGGCGGGCCATTTTTTGAAGATTTTCGTCTTCAAACACAGTGATTGCTGGGCTCTGAGTCGAGTGGAGGACTGGGCAATCGATGCGGTGATGGAAGAGATCACTCAGTCTGAGAGACTAACGCCCGGTGAGCTGGAACTAAAAAAAGGCGTCATATTCGACAGGTTGGTCAACAAGGCGTCTCCCGAATCAGGGATCTATTTGTACGCCGCGGCATTGGATAGCTATTTAGATGGCGCCCGGAAGGGTTCGGCGCAAGCAGCATTCGCTGCCGCGGGAATCAGTCTTTCTGGACAAGCGCCACGCTTGGAGAATTCCAGAATCCTGGCGTTGTTGATTCAAGCTTCAGAACAAGTGCCGGATGCCGGCTTGACTCTCGCAGATTTTTATTGCGATGAAGGTGAATACGACGAAAATCACGGTTGTATTAACCCCAAAGAATCAATAGCGACATTGGAGCGTGCCGCCCGTCTCGGTTCGACTAACGCGCTGATTCGATTAGGTGAAGTGTACGAAGCGGGAGACCTCGTAGCGGCTGATTTGCCTCGCGCGATGGCGTGTTACCGGAATATTCAGAAAACCGATCCTAAGACGGCTAACGCTTTGGTTGAGCGCTCGGCAGCCCGAGGCGTCGTCAGCGATAACTCTATTCAATGTTTTGAAGCAGGAAGCTTTTGA
- a CDS encoding type VI secretion system Vgr family protein, translating into MFNSANETHFSLKVEDYVGDLQVLSFTGTEGISQAFRFDLELVSENPDLDLEQLLHKQAFLAFDPQGSGIHGQIYRVAQGDAGKRLTRYKVSIVPQLQYLHHRTNQRIYQQMSAPKIIALILEEHGIKSNAYSFQLSEPCPDRDYCVQYDETDLHFVQRLCEEEGIHYHFQHSEKAHLLVFGDDQTVFQNLGQPTAYVQGSGMVADEPVIKAFKLRLETRTTRTTRRDYDFEKPRLQMEAAFKPESRPDSDSTEPDLEDYDYPGRFIDRARGKFLSQRALERHRADYRQAEGRGDQTRLVSGHFMEMSDHPRSEWNDLWLLTEIFHEGKQPQVLEEGVTSDTTDDKDDFHQGYRNTFLATPWDVFYRPALEHPKPRVLGSQTAMVTGPKGEEIHCDQYGRIKVQFHWDREGLADDKTSCWLRVSSSWAGDRYGAISIPRIGMEVLVTFLEGDPDQPLVTGCLYHKENPVPYALPANKTRSVFKTLSSPGGGGYNELRIEDKKGAEQIYIHAQRDWDENVEHDQKIRVGNERHDTVVKNTYTELKAEEHRTTISDRKVEAKLDDHLTVGQNQHVKLGTAQLTSVGKEIHLKAGDKIVIEAGTELTILGGGSFIKLDGGGVTVVGPVIKINAGGSAGAGTGIGIKPPVLPGAADKDKAGSLMDQALGNAVPEKVKPKAFFVFSE; encoded by the coding sequence ATGTTCAACTCAGCTAACGAAACCCACTTCAGCCTCAAGGTCGAAGACTACGTCGGCGACCTGCAAGTGCTGTCGTTCACCGGCACCGAAGGCATCAGCCAGGCGTTTCGCTTCGACCTCGAACTGGTCAGCGAAAACCCGGATCTGGACCTCGAACAACTGCTGCACAAGCAGGCGTTTCTGGCATTCGATCCACAGGGCTCGGGGATTCACGGGCAGATCTACCGCGTCGCCCAGGGCGATGCCGGCAAGCGCCTGACCCGCTACAAAGTGTCGATCGTGCCGCAACTGCAATACCTGCATCACCGCACCAACCAGCGCATCTACCAGCAGATGTCGGCACCGAAAATCATCGCGCTGATCCTCGAAGAACACGGCATCAAGAGCAACGCCTACAGCTTCCAGCTCAGCGAGCCGTGCCCGGATCGCGACTACTGCGTGCAGTACGACGAAACCGACCTGCACTTTGTCCAGCGCCTGTGCGAAGAAGAGGGCATTCACTACCACTTCCAGCACAGCGAAAAAGCTCACCTGCTGGTATTCGGTGATGACCAGACCGTATTCCAGAACCTTGGGCAGCCAACTGCTTATGTGCAGGGCAGCGGCATGGTCGCGGACGAGCCGGTAATCAAAGCCTTCAAACTGCGCCTTGAAACCCGCACCACCCGCACCACTCGCCGTGACTACGACTTCGAAAAACCGCGCCTGCAAATGGAAGCCGCGTTTAAACCAGAGAGCAGACCAGACAGCGACAGCACCGAGCCGGATCTGGAAGATTACGACTACCCCGGCCGCTTCATCGACCGCGCGCGCGGCAAGTTCCTCAGCCAGCGCGCCCTCGAACGCCACCGCGCCGACTACCGCCAGGCCGAAGGTCGCGGCGACCAGACCAGACTGGTCAGCGGCCACTTCATGGAAATGTCCGATCACCCGCGCAGCGAGTGGAACGACCTGTGGCTGCTCACCGAAATCTTCCACGAAGGCAAACAGCCGCAAGTCCTCGAAGAAGGCGTGACCAGCGACACCACCGACGACAAGGACGATTTCCACCAGGGCTACCGCAACACCTTCCTCGCCACCCCGTGGGACGTGTTCTACCGTCCAGCCCTCGAACACCCGAAACCACGCGTGCTCGGCAGCCAGACCGCCATGGTCACCGGCCCCAAAGGCGAAGAAATCCACTGCGACCAATACGGCCGCATCAAAGTGCAATTCCACTGGGACCGCGAAGGCCTCGCCGACGACAAAACCAGCTGCTGGCTACGGGTCTCCAGCTCCTGGGCCGGCGACCGCTACGGCGCCATCAGCATCCCGCGCATCGGCATGGAAGTCCTCGTCACCTTCCTCGAAGGCGACCCCGATCAACCGCTGGTGACCGGCTGTCTGTACCACAAGGAAAACCCGGTGCCGTACGCCCTGCCGGCAAACAAAACCCGCAGCGTGTTCAAGACACTCAGCTCACCGGGGGGCGGTGGTTACAACGAACTGCGCATTGAAGACAAGAAAGGTGCAGAGCAGATCTACATTCATGCCCAGCGCGATTGGGATGAGAACGTTGAGCACGATCAGAAGATTCGGGTCGGCAATGAACGTCATGACACGGTGGTTAAGAACACCTACACCGAGCTCAAGGCCGAAGAACACCGCACCACGATTTCCGACCGTAAGGTTGAAGCGAAGCTGGATGATCACCTCACGGTTGGGCAGAACCAGCATGTGAAACTGGGGACTGCGCAGCTCACCAGTGTGGGGAAAGAGATTCACCTTAAGGCTGGGGACAAGATTGTTATTGAGGCGGGGACGGAGCTGACCATTCTTGGGGGTGGGAGCTTTATCAAGCTCGATGGCGGTGGGGTTACGGTGGTTGGGCCGGTGATCAAGATCAATGCGGGTGGTTCTGCGGGGGCGGGGACTGGCATTGGTATCAAGCCGCCAGTGCTGCCGGGGGCGGCGGATAAGGATAAGGCGGGGAGTTTGATGGATCAGGCGTTGGGGAATGCGGTGCCTGAGAAGGTTAAGCCGAAGGCTTTTTTTGTGTTTTCTGAGTGA
- a CDS encoding serine/threonine-protein kinase: MSELESPIDDLLISEEQANNLTYFAFAKGNKAEPLLAPTKASIGALPDVLVGRYHLERLLGAGGMGAVYRARDLLHEQFGDPNPYIALKILSEEFAESPDASALLYSEFALTRRLRHDNVVRAHTFEVDTDCQRAFITMEYMRGLTLDKLLCERPLGLPWQELRDIVLPLLDTLAYAHRRGVLHGDLKPSNVMLSEDGLRLFDFGLGQAEEGTLPGLPHLSRERFNAWTPGYAAPELLEGQPLSASADVYGVACVIYELASGKHPFRRLPSTQARDEHLERELRAPANLPQHGWQALRTALSFNPAERTITAQQLRDALGATSSWLQRLRLRA, translated from the coding sequence ATGAGTGAACTCGAATCGCCCATCGATGACTTGCTGATCAGCGAGGAGCAGGCCAACAACCTGACCTACTTCGCCTTCGCCAAGGGCAACAAGGCTGAACCGTTGCTGGCGCCGACCAAGGCCAGCATCGGTGCGCTGCCGGATGTACTCGTCGGTCGCTACCACCTCGAGCGCTTGCTCGGGGCCGGTGGCATGGGCGCCGTTTACCGGGCGCGGGATCTGCTGCACGAACAGTTCGGCGATCCCAACCCTTACATTGCGCTGAAAATCCTCAGCGAAGAATTTGCCGAATCGCCGGATGCCAGTGCCTTGCTCTACAGCGAGTTCGCCCTGACCCGACGCCTGCGCCACGACAACGTCGTGCGTGCGCACACCTTTGAAGTCGACACCGACTGCCAGCGGGCCTTCATCACCATGGAATACATGCGTGGCCTGACCCTGGACAAATTGCTCTGCGAGCGGCCCCTCGGCCTGCCGTGGCAAGAACTGCGCGACATCGTCCTGCCGCTGCTCGACACGTTGGCCTACGCCCACCGTCGCGGCGTGCTGCACGGTGACCTGAAACCGAGCAACGTCATGCTCAGCGAAGACGGCCTGCGCCTGTTCGACTTCGGTCTGGGACAGGCAGAAGAGGGCACCTTGCCCGGCCTGCCGCACCTGAGCCGCGAGCGTTTCAACGCCTGGACCCCGGGCTACGCCGCCCCCGAACTGCTTGAGGGTCAACCGTTGTCGGCCAGCGCGGACGTGTACGGCGTGGCCTGCGTGATCTATGAACTGGCGAGCGGCAAACATCCGTTCCGCCGCTTGCCCTCGACCCAGGCCCGCGACGAGCACCTGGAGCGCGAGCTGCGCGCCCCAGCGAATCTACCCCAGCACGGCTGGCAAGCGCTGCGAACCGCGCTGAGCTTCAACCCGGCAGAGCGCACCATCACTGCCCAACAACTGCGTGACGCCTTGGGCGCCACTTCGTCCTGGCTGCAACGTCTGCGACTTCGGGCGTAA